The sequence below is a genomic window from Ignavibacteriota bacterium.
TGGTCAGTAGTCTTTTTGTCATTCATCACATAAGGTCTGATGTAAGGGAAATCGTCATCAGGGTCATCAATTTGTTGATAATAGCGTCCTGCATTATAGGCATTTGATATATTTTGAGTAACGACTAAATCGGCGTGCCATCCTCTTAAATCTAATTTATCTCTTAGAGTTTCTTTAAAGAGTTTGAGATTTTCACCTGATTTGATTGCTTCTGTAATTAAATCCTTTGCATCGGTCAGATGCTGAGCATTATTAATTTTTGCGATAGTGAAAGCATCTTGATTAAATTTTTCAAAATAATCATCCCATTTTGCATCATCCTCATCAATAATGCCTAAAGATTTAAAATACTCAAGTGCTTCATCCGGCGATTTATCGAAAGCTGTTTTAAGAATATCAAGTGTAAGTTTCATAATTCGTCCTCTTGATTGAATCCATACACAGCTGAAATCAGCATAAATTTTTTAATAGTATCATTCTTATTATCAATATCAAGTTTATCAAAAATCTCGTAAACATTTTCATTCATATCTTCGAGAGATTTATATTTTTTCAATGCAGAAGATATTTTGTCTAACGTATCAGACTTAAGATTTTGAAATTCATCAGAGTTGAGTACATACTGCATAAAGTCATCAATGACAGAATTACTTTCTTTTGCTTCTTTTTCTGTTTGAGCAAATGCTTGATTTGCTTTTAAGCCTGTAATCTTAGATGAGTTACTGTCATTAATCGCTTTTGGCAACTGTTTTAATTGAAAAAAAGAGCGATCAATATTGAATTCGTTTTCGATATAATCCTCATTAACCTCAACGCCCACCTGCGACAGTTTAATCAATAAATCTGCCTTAGCGGAATAAACATCAAGGTCATCTTTTTCGTAAAAACGAATTTCAGGAATATTTGTAGAATTGAAATTCAGCTCATGTTGCCACTTCAACAATTCATTGATATGATATTTCACAAACTCAGTATAAGATTCAATCCTATCAATTTTAGTATTGTTCGCCATTGTTTCATTGCCGAGCTTACCCGGCGTTGCTGCTGATGCTGATTCATGTCCGAGCAGCACTTTGTTTATTTCTGCATTAGAGAATTCGATTAAGCCCTTGTAAATTTCCGATGACGCAGTACTGCCTGCAGCGATCGGGTTTAGAGCTGTCCCTTCCGGCGAAACAATAGTTTTATGCTGTCGCATTTCCTGTAGTTCGCTAAAGAAGTATTCGGCAAAATCTTCAGGGTCCATTTGGAATTGACTAGCCGCTTTAGCAGAGAAGGTAGCGAACACACCGGGACTGCCATAATCTTCTGCAAATTGAGCCCAGAAATTCAGCACAGTATTTTTTAAAAAGACATGCTTGTAGCAATTCAGAAGTAAACCTGTTCCGTAAGGATTATTGTATCCTGCGTCATAAGCAACATATTTCACTCTATAGTGATCTGGGGTAACGCCTACAAAGTCGCCGTCATTTTGCCGAATTTTTAGAATATTATCATTCGTAAAAATAATACTATTGTGCGGCAAGTCTTTCACTTGCTCGAGTATATATTTACCATTGTCATATTTCCAAATCGTATTGAGAGCTTGAAAGCCGTAAAACACAGCGTAAAGAATTTTTTTAATCAATTCATCTTTCATCAGATTTTCGATAGTGACATAAGCGAGTTTAATCTCGTTATCATCAGCATCATTTTTCACTATTTCCCATTCGAGCGAGCCGACCCCTTCCAAGATTGAATTGACAGCACCTCTGACTGTAGAGTCCGCCATAGCTTCAGCGAATATTTTAAATCCTTTGTCACGAATGAGCTGGCTTGGATTTGGCAGTATGTTAAGAAAAGCAGTATGAAAATCTTGATAAATATCAAGTCCTTCAGTCAAGGGCGATGTTTTTTTCATCGCCATGGCTTTAAAGATTTGGAAAAACCTTTTCATTGCCACGGAATTATCTTTGATAGTTTTCATTATAATTTAAAGTCCTAAAGTGAATAATTGATTTTTCGTATTTAATTTACTAATTCTGCTTTTGCCTGGAAAAGCGTCTTTATTTTTTGCCTTCATAATTTTAGTATGCTCGTTAATCCAGATTTTTGAACCGTGTGTAAACACCGCATATCTGAAAGCGTCGCATGCATGGTCCATAAACTTTACCGGTTCATCTAATATTTTGCCGTTCCTGTCTTCCTTCCATTTGTAAGATTTGAGTTCTTTGATAAGATTATAAGATTGTTTTGTAACATTTAGATTGAAACGTTTACAAAAATCTATACCTGTTTTAACAGATTTGTCAGCAGGGTAAATATTAAATCCTGCTCTGTAAATCTCTTCAATTCGGGCAGGCTCGGCAGCGTCAGCATATATGTATTCAAATTTAATACCCGCATCTTTTAATTCAGTAATTAAATCGTTATTTGTCAGCCCTGCTTCATAAACTTCTTCATGAAGATAAATATCTTTACCAACTTTATTAATTTTTACCAGTGCTGTTTGATTGTTGTACCCAAAGTCAAGACCGTAAATACTCTCTCCCCCTGCCATTGAATCAACGATATTGACATTTGGATATATCAGATTAATCGCTTTTGCTATTTCACCTAATCCGTAAATCTGCCAATAGTTGTTATCCTCACCTTTCAGCCTTTCAATTTCTTCAATCTGCTCAGAAGAGAGGTAGTCGTAGTTATCAAGATAATTAGATTTTATGAATCTGCAGTCATCACGTGTCAGCACGTGGTCATAAATCCAGTGATATTCGTCAGATGGATTATAATCGATAAATATTTTGCCTGTAGTACGCATGAGGAGCTGTATCCATTCCTCGTAATTTAGGAAATTTGCTTCATTAATAAATAAATCTTTTCTTGAAGTTCCTCTGAGTTTGTCCGCGTTATCAGTGCTGAAGAACTCTATATAAGAATTATCATTTTGCGTATAAACCATATCGGATTGATTAAACTTGCGGCGGTCATATTGATTAATCCCTTGCAATATATTCTCAAAATCTCTTTTTACGCCTCTTTTGATGTGCGGCAAAGTCTTTGAAACCACGCTGATACTCTGTTTTTCGGTCGCAGTCAGCATAAGAGTTGTTAAAATTTGCATGATTGAGTATGTTTTACCGGACCGTGTACCACCTTGATTGCATATAATTTTAACATTCGGGTCATTATATGCGAGCCAATTAGCGTAATATACAGGCGAAACCTTAAGCTCAGTCATTATTAGTTGCTTCTAATGATTGTAACAAATTGCTTTTAGAGCCTACTACGGTGATATTGATTGACGGCAGGATAGTATTGCCGTTTGTAGTATGGTCAATCTGATGTTTGTCGCTCATTCCGTGTGTTTTTCGACCCAGCTCTGATGCAGCGGACAGAATTCCTGCAGATTTTTGAAT
It includes:
- a CDS encoding minor capsid protein produces the protein MKLTLDILKTAFDKSPDEALEYFKSLGIIDEDDAKWDDYFEKFNQDAFTIAKINNAQHLTDAKDLITEAIKSGENLKLFKETLRDKLDLRGWHADLVVTQNISNAYNAGRYYQQIDDPDDDFPYIRPYVMNDKKTTDQCKWLAGKNIVLKINDPLLNEMYTPRHFRCRTIYSAISEAQRKRWGLSVVDIKDIPTKYRNHKDFRQLPSEPYSPDLSKFDKELREKIK
- a CDS encoding DUF935 family protein gives rise to the protein MKTIKDNSVAMKRFFQIFKAMAMKKTSPLTEGLDIYQDFHTAFLNILPNPSQLIRDKGFKIFAEAMADSTVRGAVNSILEGVGSLEWEIVKNDADDNEIKLAYVTIENLMKDELIKKILYAVFYGFQALNTIWKYDNGKYILEQVKDLPHNSIIFTNDNILKIRQNDGDFVGVTPDHYRVKYVAYDAGYNNPYGTGLLLNCYKHVFLKNTVLNFWAQFAEDYGSPGVFATFSAKAASQFQMDPEDFAEYFFSELQEMRQHKTIVSPEGTALNPIAAGSTASSEIYKGLIEFSNAEINKVLLGHESASAATPGKLGNETMANNTKIDRIESYTEFVKYHINELLKWQHELNFNSTNIPEIRFYEKDDLDVYSAKADLLIKLSQVGVEVNEDYIENEFNIDRSFFQLKQLPKAINDSNSSKITGLKANQAFAQTEKEAKESNSVIDDFMQYVLNSDEFQNLKSDTLDKISSALKKYKSLEDMNENVYEIFDKLDIDNKNDTIKKFMLISAVYGFNQEDEL
- a CDS encoding PBSX family phage terminase large subunit, with amino-acid sequence MTELKVSPVYYANWLAYNDPNVKIICNQGGTRSGKTYSIMQILTTLMLTATEKQSISVVSKTLPHIKRGVKRDFENILQGINQYDRRKFNQSDMVYTQNDNSYIEFFSTDNADKLRGTSRKDLFINEANFLNYEEWIQLLMRTTGKIFIDYNPSDEYHWIYDHVLTRDDCRFIKSNYLDNYDYLSSEQIEEIERLKGEDNNYWQIYGLGEIAKAINLIYPNVNIVDSMAGGESIYGLDFGYNNQTALVKINKVGKDIYLHEEVYEAGLTNNDLITELKDAGIKFEYIYADAAEPARIEEIYRAGFNIYPADKSVKTGIDFCKRFNLNVTKQSYNLIKELKSYKWKEDRNGKILDEPVKFMDHACDAFRYAVFTHGSKIWINEHTKIMKAKNKDAFPGKSRISKLNTKNQLFTLGL